The Oscillospiraceae bacterium genome includes the window GGATGCTGGCACGCCGCGATTGCGGCAATTGCACGAATTTCTTGCCAACCGAATGCCCAGCCCCAAACACGAGCTGACAGGGCGTTTTGAGGGGTATAATTTGATTTATATCATTGCTGAATCGTTGGCGCCGTATGCCATTCGCCCTGACTTGACGCCTACACTCTACCATATGATGAATCAAGGCATCCACTTTACGAATTTCTATAACCCATCTTGGCCACTCAGTACACTGGACGGAGAATATGTGTTGCATACGGGACTCTTTCCAAAGCCTGATATATGGAGTTTTGTGCGCGCCGGGCGCAATGAGGTGTGGCAGCCGTTCACCTTAGGGCGGCAGTTTGAGGCGATGGGGATGCAGCCGCTTGCTTTTCATAACCACGCCTACACGTTCTTTCAGCGTTACTTATCGCATCCGAATATGGGTTATGATTTCCGAGCGGTGGGTAACGGGTTGGATATGGAGCTTGGTGAAATCTTTTGGCGCAGTGACTTAGAAATGATGCAGCTGACGGTTGATGAGTTTATTGATAAAGAGCAGTTTCATGTGTATTATCTGACGGTGAGCGGACACAAGCCGTATACGGCAGATATGCACACAATGGTGGCACGGCACTGGGACGCGGTGGCGCACTTGGATTATTCAGAGCGTGCGCTTGGCTATCTGGCGGCGAATTTGGAGCTAGAGCACGCCGTAAGCTATTTGATGGAACGCTTGGAAGCCGCGGGCATTGCCGAGCGGACACTGATTGTCCTCACACCTGACCATCATCCGTATGGGTTGGAACATTGGGAGATCGAAGAATTGGCAGGGCATGAAGTTGAAGAGGAGTTGGGTGTTAAGCACAGCTTGTTGATTATGTATACGCACGGCATGGAGCCAATGACAGTGGATAAGCCGAGCTCAAGCGTTGATGTATTGCCGACAGTTTTGAATTTAATGGGGTTGCCGTTTGATTCGCGATTGTTGATTGGGGTGGATATTTTGAGCGATACACCGCCACTGGTCATGTTTAACTGCCGTAGCTTCATTACTGAGAACGGGCGCTTCTATCGAAAGCGCAATGAATTTGTACCCAATCCAGGTGTAGAGATTGACGAGAATTACATCAATGACATTTTGAAAATAGTTAACGCTGAATTTGCCGCTTCGGCAGCGATTTTAGACTTGGATTACTATCGCTTTTTGGAAACGTATATTTTAGCGGCAAAAATGCAAAATTAGGGGTTGCAATGTTCGGCAGCTTATGTTATAATACTCTTCGCGCTTGGAAAACATGGTGGGTGTAGCTCAGTTGGTTAGAGCACCAGGTTGTGGTTCTGGGGGTCGCCGGTTCGATTCCGGTCATTCACCCCATGTTTGGCACTTAGTGTTTAGTGGGCCGCTACTTGCTGCTCACTAACGCTAAGGCGCGACGATAAAAAAAATGATCTGCTAGCTCAGTCGGTAGAGCATCTGCCTTTTAAGCAGGTGGTCCTGGGTTCGAGTCCCAGGCAGATCACCATGTCGGAAGAAACTTTGCCCTACGTCATTTCCGCGCGGGCGCGAAAATTGCGCCCGCTCCGTTCTTCCTCATTTCATCGCCTCGCAAAGCAGGCTTC containing:
- a CDS encoding LTA synthase family protein, whose translation is MPAFLHKTIDALYNTDFLRRVLLYWLCFFCWEMIFRVSSISGFFAFSILRVLLIALPSGMVFAAVLTLVKRSARMWVLLPSMLVVMILYGSQIVFRSIQPSFWGIGSLEHSTGIMSEFMPVIAPAMLRNLPWIFLLSLPIVAAILWERKERNVARGRQAVACVLAVAVIVNILAWVTFGFAARDFNSALGRFYGRNGSPTVMHEHSGVFGAFGLQLASFIVPRGTDSAMELAGTRRPSGSSPSPYGYNALDIDFEQLARDAGTPRLRQLHEFLANRMPSPKHELTGRFEGYNLIYIIAESLAPYAIRPDLTPTLYHMMNQGIHFTNFYNPSWPLSTLDGEYVLHTGLFPKPDIWSFVRAGRNEVWQPFTLGRQFEAMGMQPLAFHNHAYTFFQRYLSHPNMGYDFRAVGNGLDMELGEIFWRSDLEMMQLTVDEFIDKEQFHVYYLTVSGHKPYTADMHTMVARHWDAVAHLDYSERALGYLAANLELEHAVSYLMERLEAAGIAERTLIVLTPDHHPYGLEHWEIEELAGHEVEEELGVKHSLLIMYTHGMEPMTVDKPSSSVDVLPTVLNLMGLPFDSRLLIGVDILSDTPPLVMFNCRSFITENGRFYRKRNEFVPNPGVEIDENYINDILKIVNAEFAASAAILDLDYYRFLETYILAAKMQN